In the Silene latifolia isolate original U9 population chromosome 1, ASM4854445v1, whole genome shotgun sequence genome, aatagcatcgtgtgatggacccgattaagagatctcaatgcaaatattacatagtttgggttaaaattaaattatatagaagcttggtaatttttctaaacatggtcaatttccttacaacaacaacaacaacatcagagccttaatcccaaaatgatttggggtcggctgacatgaatcatcttttcgaaccgtccatgggtgaacgcacgcctcaaaatgcgaataaaaaaaagggaagatgaaaaacaaaaaggaagaacgaaaatgtaatggaaagtcaaggtgaacttaggggttttaaaatcgaattccgtctttcttttataaaaacttaaaatttaaatcgagagaaaagattaaaacgatttttaaaaaccgaaatagagttaaggatccggaatgaaccaggtaaaatctataagaaagtggttggttaaaaagtgtaataaaggagagaaaaataaattaattaatttctttaaattaaataaaaaaaacactaaatctgacaaaaaaacatcaaatactaaaaattcacatgtatcctttcccgccattgtgccctctccgtcaccatactctcctcaagccccagaactctcatatcgtgctctatcactctcaaccatgtctgtctcggtcttcctctgcctctagggaccttttctgttctccaagtctctagcctcctaactggtgcgtccataggtctccttctcacatggccaaaccatcttagtcggttttccatcatcttgtcctctattggcgccactcttaccttttccctaatcgcctcattccttaaccgatctttccttgtatgtccgcacatccacctcaacatgcgcatctccgccacactcatcttttgaatgtgacaatgtttcacggcccaacactcggagccgtaaagtagggcaggcctaattaccgtgcgataaaattttccctttaatctttggggcatatctttatcgcatagaaaccctgaagcactcttccatttcaaccatcccgctttaattctgtgagccacatctccgtctaactccccatctttttgaataatagatcctagatatctgaagaaatccgaaccctcaacaacattcccatcgaaaataatactccccgccgctgtcgatctcaaccccgccactttagtgaactgacacctcaaatactcagtcttactcctgctcagcctgAACCCACGAATCTccaaagtctgcctccacaattccaactttctctccaccccctcttttgtctcatcaatcaacacaatatcatcagcaaacatcatacaccaagggatgtcgtcctgaatatcccttgtcaactcatccataactatagcaaagagaaaaggactaagtgcggaaccttgatgcaccccgatggtaataggaaattcttccgttctcccaacattagtgcgaacacttgcactagccccctcatacatgtcctttatgaggtcaatatattttcgcgacacaccctttctcgccaaagcccaccaaagtacttctcttggtaccctatcatatgccttttccaagtcaataaaaaccatatgtaagtccttcttcttgtcccgatggtataaaataattaattaagataatttccttaaaataaaataattaattaagataatCAATTTCcttgaaataaaataattaattaagatggtcaatttcaaggagactaaaagaaagaagatgcttggtaattttcctaaatatttatagaatattagaagatggtcaatttccttaaaataaaataataaattagtataaatatgcacacttatggtattaattattatcatcataaaattatatattaaatttaaaatatatgcaattttattaaactttatagtttattagatgtatagagatgttaattacttaacatacaaaaatataatataagtagctaataaataattcaagttagattccataatatataatattgcataatccttcgatttgatttaatgcatatatgtaatatatttatataaatatataattctcttaaaattacatgcctaagtagtaaaagtaatttcgtcagtaaagaaaagaattgtagtaacattggatatagttatatgatagtaatcactcatttgaatagtaaagtaacaatattatcagcgagattagtgaaagtggtagaaacaacaacaggagtagtgaaataatcaatattaatgcggcaatagagaaagtaacaataattacggcgggagtagtgaaattatcaatattaatgcggcagtagtgacagtaacaataattacggcgggagtagtgaaagtaacagcgATTACGGGCaaatagtgaaatgttattattattgtttcattaataagagtaaaatattaatagcggaagtagtgaatttgtctcaaaatttatttcatcgtaattttaggatatgtcatagaaaaatatattaatgataaatttatgagttatgcaactctaagtaattttatttattgaaaaaaaaaattaatggtaagtagaggtagcccggacgaagccggacaccaatactagtaataacaatagtaaataaattaatataataatgataacaataagaatacaaaataagaataataatattaatgttgaaatgaactaatctgaactgaactgattcGAATTGAATTTAATTGAACTGAATAAATCTAAACTGAAATTAATGgaattgaactaaactaaactgaacttataagaccTGAAATTAAGTTTAAAAAAACACGgccttagaccatccccaagcaagagGTCGACTTAATCGGGTCAATCAGAatttttactcttaatcactCCTTATTAACTTGACccattttcaccctcccaagcagaaggtcacgacctggGTCAATTAATccaatcatttttcacttttCATCATTTTCAATCATTTTCTACCCCATCAAAATATCTCTCTTACCTTTTCACTTCTAATTCAATATATACAACTTCATTTtagttttataattttataaatgtttttattacaaaataataattatataataaatatattttaattttaatccGGATATtagataaaaattaaattaatataacgATCGTATTTTAAATCGAAAGACGTAatcgaattaaaaaaaaaaaaatagaggaaaGACACCAAGTTGTAACGTGGTTGAGCTCAGAGACTAGAAAATCAAACTTGATCTTCATCCCCAACATAAATAATCTCCCCTTTTCCAAATTAATCCCCAAATTTTTTCTGGATCTAAAATCCTAATTTCTCTCCCTTCATTATTTCAATCGATTTCGATCCTTTTTTTCATCAATCGTTCATTCCATTCTCAGCCAAATAAATCTAATAAAGATCTTTTGTTTCAACCAAAAAACAAAAATACACCTTCATTTCTCTCGATTTGGGATTATTTTCGCGAGATTGATGAAGGTTGATCATTTTCGCCAGATTTTTTGGGTATTTTTCGGTTGATTTTCGCCAGATTTTGGATCGTCACCGTTCATCATCCCAATAAATCTTCATCTTCCCCAAATTAATTTCTTTGCCCTTCgatcttctccatcatgaaccaTCATTATCGTACAACAGGTAAGTTGAGTATGTTTGATAAGGAAATTAATTTTATATGTACTTAAATTTTAATTTAGACATATTAGATCTCAGTAAGATTATTAAAAAAAGTATGTCAAAATACATCAAAATTGAGTTTATTTTGTACACAATTAAAAAATATAGCCCTTTTTAAAATACTTGTATTTTTTTCTTGTATTAATTTAGTTTTTAATCATAATGTAATTTTgttattaattcattctttccttttctcattttgacGGAAATGACAGGAAGCAAGGGATGTTTGGCCGAGGTTAAAGCAAACATTTTTTTGTAATTGTCCTTTTTTTGTATGTCCAACCAACCACATAATGACACTTATTGGGTCACAAACCAGGTCAATTTGAACAAACAAGGGTCACAAACTGACCTTCACTCACCATTTCAACCCTTGGGTCACCTTAATCCTTTTGCTTAATTGTGGATTAAGGTGACCTTTCCCCAATTGACCccccaattgaccttgcttgggggtgGTTTTAGACTTGTTATGTGCTATGGAAGCCAACTTTTGTTTAGTGCTTTGGTGAGAAGTCACGTGGGTTTTGGTCTATTTAGTCAATTGGTTGTCTAAGGTCTTGGTTCCCAGTTCCCACTTGTGACTTGCACGTGATGacaaaaagagagagagagtcgaGAAGTGCCTATTTGGATTGGCAGTAAACAAAAGGAGGCAGAGAGCACAAAAAGAGAGTGCGACAGAGGCCAAAAATCATACGAGATTCACACATTGGTGAGAACAATATTTTCTTTCttaattggtctcccttgtgacgggttaccatttgtggcggatattttgtgagttaaaatgataacaaaatgggttagtggagaaaggggaccacatgaatagtgttgcagaaagagaaaaagtgggtactttgtgaggtaaaatggtatccgtcactcaagagtgacggatatgtaccgtcacaaacaagaatttgtgtttctAGAGTGAGACAAAATAAGTGTTCAATAACTATAAAGAGAGTAAGAGAGATCTAGGGTTTGAGTGGGTGAGTGACAAATACAAGAGGTGATTTGGTCTGATCTAGCTCAAGGGTGGTTCAAGCTACATCAACACTCCTCCGGTAACGGTGACCTTTGGGGTGGTGGGAGTACTAAATTGACAAGGGTAGTTTTCAATTTAGTATTATATCTCCATTGATAGTGTACTTATTGTTGAGCTTGTAAGGTGGTGGTTGTTGTAACTTTGAAcaaattaatctcttattagtggATCAATTTGCCAAGAGACTGTGGTTTTTCCCCTTATTTGAGAAGGGGTTTCCCACTTAAATTGTGGTGTCGATTATTTTTGAAGAATAGAAATATGAACAGTAGAAAGATTCCAAAGGAGCCATATCCTACCATTGTAGTGACTGCTATATATAATTGCAATGAGAAGTGCATCTACTGAATTTATTTCTCAAAATTCTTTGAGCTTTATTCTATTTAACTCTAGTTTCTAAAACACCAAGAATGTCCACCTTATTATCTTTAAAATATTTACCAACCTCTATTTGTTTAGCCAGCTTATTGAGGCCTCTTATATTCCAAGATGAAATTATCGTGTGATGTTTGTTATCAAGGGGATCTTCATCCAAAGGTATAACTTCTATTGGGCCAGCTGTCAACACCTCCTCAGAAAGGTCAAGAACACTGAATCTATTAGGAGACAGGATTTCCTGAGCCATGGTGTCAGTCTGATCAGGAGGAACTACACTAGTACTAGCCACCTGGGAATTGATTGTCTCCAAACAGAGAGCCTGCCCTAGTACACTGCATCCTGAATGCATTACAACCACCTGAGGAGAAGAGGTAGAAGGCTTGTCCAGATTAGGGGAACCTAGCTTATGGCATTCTGAGTTCACCCCATCCTTCAAAGCAACTGGCTTATCAACCTTAGGGGTTGAGGTACCACCTAGCAAGTGACATTCTGAGGCAGGGGCTTGAGTAGAGGGATCAGTCACAGATCGACCAACATTGACAGGCCTGTAGATCTGTTTCCTCTTCTTTTTATTAGCACCTTCTTTAGGGGCAGTCACACCTTCCTTAGGGACAACGACACCTTCCTTAGGGGTAGGTATATATACTTTCCAAGCAGAGAGTGCCACTTTCCTTAGAGGTAGGAGCATCAGTCTTAGAAGTACCAGTATCAAGGGGTTTGTTTCTTTTACAGTTGTCATGATTATAGCCAAGTTTGTGGTAGGTTTTACAGAAATAGGGGAGCCGTTCATACACAATCCTTTGGGTAGATTTCCCAAGAAAGGGAGTATTGATAATGACATGGTTAGGTAACTCTTTAGAAATATTCACCTCAACCAGGATTCTTGCAAAGGAGAGTCCAGCTTTACATGTGGTGTGGAGGTCAGCAAATAGTGGCTTGCCAATCTTGCTGGCCATCCTACTAAGTATGGAATCAGTCCACATGTATGGGACAAAGTCAGGGAATAAGTAGATCCAGGTAGGAACAATGGCAACTCTTTCCATGGTACATGAGAAGCATGGAGTCCATTGTTTGAGGATTAGTGAATTGGCCCCAATTTTCCAAGGCCCTTCCCTCAGAAAAGCATTCATAGCCTCTTCAGTCTCAAACTTGAAACTAAACCACCTTTTTTTGAAGTATTGCACCAAGGGAAGGGGGCCAAAGTTCCACTGTTTTTGAACAAACTCTGAGACAATTTTCAAGGAGGGCTTTGCACCAAGAATGTTACCCATTAAGAAAAATTTCCATTTAACAATTTCCTCCTGAATTTCCTCCATATGGATATCAATTTCAGTAGAACTGGCACTTGTTTCATCAAAGTACAAATAAATCCGATACATTAACCACATTTCACCGTTTTAAAAACATTAttgaaaaatattttcaaaaacccataaaacaaTTCTATTCCGATAATGGGGGGAGTACAAGAAATTAAACCCGACCCTCCTTGATGACGGAATCACCCATTTTACCTCACCACCTCACACACCCGAGCACAATGATTTTGCCGAAAGACGCCATCGCCACGTCGTTGAAACAGGTCTTGCGCTCCTTACACATGCTAAAATGCCGAACCGTTTTTGGCCTTACGCATTCGCCACAGCTTCATATCTCATCAACCGTCTACCAACCACAACTTTACAAAATAAAACACCCTACCAATTATTATTTGGTCAAGATCCAAACTACAAGAAACTACGACCATTTGGTTGTCTTTGCTACACATGGCTTCGCCCGTACACAACTCACAAACTCGACCCAAAATCCACCCCGTGTGTCTTTGTTGGTTACTGGACCACTCAAAGTGCATACTTATGCTTTGATCCCGTCACTCACAAAGTATACACGTCTCGTCATGTTCGTTTCATTGAACATGTCTTTCCCTTCCCTGACCTTACAAAATCTCCCCAAACTCCTCTTCCCTCAGCAGACCGGTGGTGTGAGCTCACCATTCCTCTCCTCGACCCCATTCTACCCATTCCCCACACCCCCACCGCCCACTCCACCCCTACCTTACCCCAGCCCTCAACCCAGACCTCCTCGCCCGAGCCCACTTCTCCCCTGCCTGGTACAACCACTACCCTCTCCATATCTTCACCCTCCTCTACCTCCACCCCGTCCACTACTGCCTCCCACTCACCAAGCCCCTCTCCACCATCTCCACCACCCCCTCCTCCTCCCCCCCTCTCGTGTTACAACCCGCCTGTCCAACAACATTGTCAAACCGAACCCCAAGTATGCCAAAACCGAACTGCACCCACTCCACACGTCACCCCTACGACCACCAAACAAGCCTTAGTTGACCCACGCTGGCGAACCGCTATGATAGATGAACACCAGGCCCTACTACGTAATCAAACCTGGACCCTTGTCCCTCGCTCTCAAGCCCAAAATATCGTTGGTTGCAAGTGGGTCTACCGTGTCAAATACAATCCCGATGGTACTCTCAAACAATACAAAGCTCGCCTCATAGCTAAGGGTTTTCATCAGCGTCCCGGGGTTGATTACTCTGAGACTTTTAGTCCCGTTATCAAACCAACCACCATTCGCCTTGTCTTGACCCTGGCCGTCACTCAACGATGGTCCCTCCATCAAATTGATGTAAACAACGCCTTCATTCAAGGTAAGCTCACCGACTCCGTTTTCATGGACCAACCTCCTGGGTTCATTGACACGGATAAACCCGACTATGTTTGCTACCTTCACAAAGCTATTTACGGCCTCAAGCAAGCTCAACGAGCTTGGTACACCTAGCTCAAACCCTATCGTTTAACCCTCCACTTTAAAAACTCAATCTCAGCCCGTCTTTGTTTATTCTAAATACAAACCAAACCACCCTATTTTTCCTTGTCTATGTAGATGACATCATCGTAACTGGCCCAAACCCGTCTCATATTCGCGCCTTTATCGATGAAATTTCCCGTAAGTTCTCACTCAAAGATCTCGGTCCACTATCCTTCTTTCTTGGAATCGAAGTGACCCCAACCGCCACTGGTATTCACCTTAATCAAACAAAGTATGTCTCTGACTTACTTCACAAATTTAATATGAATGATTGCAAGCCCGCGTCAATACCCATGCTATCCTACCCACCTCTTCTCAAAGAACCAACCAAACCCGTTGAAAATATTACCGATTATAGAGCAATTGTCGGAAGTCTGCAATACCTGTCACTAACGAGACCTGACATTGCCTTTCCCGTCAATCGACTCGCGCAATTCCTAACCCACACCACCTCGACTCACTGGATTGCCCTCAAGCGTGTTCTACGGTATCTCAGTGGAACACTACACCttggtattcatcttcatcactCTACCCCTCTTCGCCTCCATGTATATTGTGATGCCGACTTTGCCGGAGACACGGCTGACTATGTCTCGACTACTGGGCACCTTATTTATCTCGGCCAAAATCCCATCTCATGGTCCTCAAAGAAGCAGCGGGCCTTGTCTCGCTCCACTACTGAAGCAGAATTCCGTGCCGTCGCCGACACCTCCACTGAAGTTCTATGGCTCATTTCCTTCTTGAATGAACTCGGCATAGCTCACCCTTCACCGCCGCCAATATATTGTGACAATTTTTCTGCAACGCACTACTCCGCCAACCCCGTCTTTCACTCGCGCATGAAGCATCTTGCACTCTCGTTTCACTTTGTTAAAGAACAAGTTCGGAAAGATCTAATTCGTATTCAACACATTAATGGAGCTGATCAACTAGCTGACACATTGACGAAACCACTCCACAAGTCTCGATTTCTTGAACTATCATCCAAGATTGGTCTTCGTCTCCGACCATCCATCTTGGGCGGGAGTATTGGAGCTAATAACCCG is a window encoding:
- the LOC141643494 gene encoding uncharacterized protein LOC141643494 yields the protein MWLMYRIYLYFDETSASSTEIDIHMEEIQEEIVKWKFFLMGNILGAKPSLKIVSEFVQKQWNFGPLPLVQYFKKRWFSFKFETEEAMNAFLREGPWKIGANSLILKQWTPCFSCTMERVAIVPTWIYLFPDFVPYMWTDSILSRMASKIGKPLFADLHTTCKAGLSFARILVEVNISKELPNHVIINTPFLGKSTQRIVKVALSAWKVYIPTPKEGVVVPKEGVTAPKEGANKKKRKQIYRPVNVGRSVTDPSTQAPASECHLLGGTSTPKVDKPVALKDGVNSECHKLGSPNLDKPSTSSPQVVVMHSGCSVLGQALCLETINSQVASTSVVPPDQTDTMAQEILSPNRFSVLDLSEEVLTAGPIEVIPLDEDPLDNKHHTIISSWNIRGLNKLAKQIEVGKYFKDNKVDILGVLETRVK